Proteins from one Chitinophaga oryzae genomic window:
- a CDS encoding TonB-dependent receptor, whose translation MLVSKLFRALCLLKTGNATSGVNYGRIGLLVICLLAGTQTFAQKVSISIKSGSLEKAFREIERQTGYSFIYGKNQLSQAAPVNIAVEKQELNDVLKMLFSNQPFTYSLSGKFIAIRLKNAPANEARPAEDGLTIRGRVTDTKGNPLPAVSVVVPGTPFGAMTNANGDYVISRVPAQAVLMVSYLSYEAQQVPVNGRTTLNVVLQEQLKSLDEAVVIGYGTTTRRMNTGSVSSITAKEIENQPVSNPLAALPGRIPGVQITQQNGLPGSAAVVQIRGQGSMSSGTLPLYVIDGVPFTNFNGSYPPTDNLNSLGVTAANGGISPFSMINPDDIERMDILKDADATAIYGARGANGVILITTKKGKSGKTRANVNVSTGAGKIGRFIPMMNTQQYLELRREAFKNDGVTPNTVNAPELTVWDPNAYTDWQRFLAGGTASYTDAQASVSGGEGNTHFLFSGGYHKETTVYPGDFNSQRFTGRLSADHRSANDKFYAAITANYSNDKTALPGTDLLSMYNLPPNMPLYDSNGKLVWSSGFSNPIALLQRRYTSTTGNLMTNASLRYSIIKDLNFKVSLGYTNTTLDQVNPMPASAQNPINNPQSSASFANTRSQNYIVEPTLDYTLDGKKGRLNVMLGGTYQRSLSTGQSIDGRNYSSEALLGSLVGAGTLLLNSSSYFDYRFASAFGRINYDYQRKYLLNITFRRDASSRFGPENAMGNFGAVGAAWLFSEEPFVQDNLPWLNFGKLRASFGTTGNDQIFNYIYLPLLSSAGTYQGSAALNRGTLPNPGIKWETTRKLEFALELGFLQDRIKFTGDYYRNRSTDQLLSAALPTQSGYNSYTVNMPALVQNSGVELELTTLNLKTAKFGWTTALNVTFYRNKLVDFPGIENSFYASSYLIGQPIDLVRKYVYTGYDPKTGIPQYADLNHDGTIDFDNDREIIRPGTPYFGGMNNTISYKNWDFSFFLQFHHRKGSTNNISTPVGSSRSNQNTSLLDRWRQPGDVAAYPAATTTPGTPAYLGYTQYWASTALWGDASYLKLRSAALSYTLPKAWLKKANIANLKVYAEGQNLFTFMKNKYIYDPETSVPGGPPGLGTGMIAMPPLRTIVFGVNCSF comes from the coding sequence ATGCTTGTCAGTAAGCTATTCAGAGCGCTATGCCTTTTAAAAACGGGAAATGCAACATCGGGAGTCAACTACGGCAGGATAGGCCTGCTGGTCATCTGTCTGCTGGCAGGGACACAGACCTTCGCGCAGAAAGTCTCCATCAGCATCAAATCGGGTTCCCTGGAAAAAGCATTCCGGGAAATCGAAAGACAAACGGGCTACAGCTTTATCTATGGCAAAAATCAGCTTAGCCAGGCAGCCCCTGTCAACATCGCCGTGGAAAAACAGGAACTGAACGACGTGCTGAAAATGCTTTTCAGCAACCAGCCGTTCACTTATTCCCTGTCGGGCAAGTTCATTGCCATACGGCTGAAGAACGCGCCTGCCAACGAAGCTCGCCCGGCGGAAGACGGGCTGACCATCCGCGGCAGGGTCACGGACACCAAAGGGAACCCGCTTCCGGCGGTATCCGTGGTGGTGCCGGGAACACCTTTTGGCGCCATGACCAACGCCAACGGCGATTATGTGATCAGCCGCGTACCCGCACAGGCGGTACTGATGGTTTCCTACCTCTCTTATGAAGCACAACAGGTGCCCGTCAACGGACGTACCACGCTGAACGTCGTGCTGCAGGAGCAACTGAAATCGCTGGACGAAGCGGTGGTGATCGGCTACGGCACCACTACCCGCAGAATGAACACCGGCTCTGTCAGCAGCATCACGGCAAAGGAAATAGAAAACCAACCGGTGTCTAACCCGCTGGCGGCGCTGCCGGGACGTATTCCCGGCGTACAGATCACACAGCAGAACGGTCTGCCGGGCAGCGCTGCTGTAGTGCAGATCCGCGGGCAAGGCTCCATGAGCTCCGGCACGCTGCCGCTCTACGTGATCGACGGCGTACCGTTCACCAACTTCAACGGCTCCTATCCGCCGACCGACAACCTCAACTCCCTCGGCGTTACCGCTGCCAACGGCGGCATCAGTCCGTTCAGCATGATCAACCCGGACGATATTGAACGGATGGACATTCTTAAAGATGCGGATGCTACGGCCATCTACGGCGCCAGAGGGGCCAACGGCGTGATCCTCATCACCACCAAAAAAGGGAAGTCAGGTAAAACGCGCGCTAACGTCAACGTATCTACGGGAGCAGGGAAGATAGGCCGCTTCATTCCCATGATGAACACACAACAGTACCTCGAACTGAGAAGAGAAGCGTTCAAAAACGACGGCGTTACTCCGAACACTGTCAACGCGCCGGAACTGACCGTATGGGACCCCAACGCTTACACCGACTGGCAGCGCTTCCTCGCGGGCGGCACTGCCAGCTATACGGATGCTCAGGCATCCGTTTCGGGAGGAGAAGGTAACACGCACTTCCTGTTCAGCGGTGGTTATCACAAAGAAACGACGGTATATCCCGGCGATTTCAACAGTCAGCGTTTCACCGGCCGCCTGTCTGCGGACCACCGTTCTGCCAATGATAAATTTTATGCGGCCATCACGGCTAATTATTCCAATGATAAAACAGCGTTGCCGGGCACGGACCTGCTGTCGATGTACAACCTGCCACCGAATATGCCGTTGTACGACAGCAACGGAAAACTGGTGTGGTCCAGCGGTTTCAGCAACCCCATCGCGTTGCTGCAGCGCCGTTATACCAGTACGACCGGCAACCTGATGACTAATGCCAGCCTGCGTTATTCCATCATCAAAGACCTGAATTTCAAAGTCAGCCTCGGCTATACGAATACCACTTTAGACCAGGTAAACCCGATGCCGGCATCGGCGCAGAACCCTATCAACAATCCTCAGTCGTCCGCCTCTTTTGCCAATACCCGGTCGCAGAACTATATCGTGGAGCCTACGCTCGACTATACGCTCGACGGGAAGAAAGGACGCCTGAACGTGATGCTGGGCGGTACTTACCAACGCAGCCTGTCTACCGGCCAGAGCATCGACGGCCGCAACTACAGCAGTGAAGCGTTGCTGGGCTCCCTCGTAGGCGCCGGCACCCTGTTGCTGAATTCCAGCTCCTATTTCGATTACCGTTTTGCCTCCGCCTTTGGCCGCATCAATTACGACTATCAAAGGAAATACCTGCTGAACATCACTTTCCGCCGCGATGCCTCCTCCCGTTTCGGCCCGGAAAATGCGATGGGTAATTTTGGTGCAGTGGGCGCAGCCTGGCTGTTTTCCGAAGAGCCATTTGTACAGGATAACCTGCCCTGGCTGAACTTCGGTAAGCTGCGGGCCAGCTTCGGTACCACCGGTAACGATCAGATCTTCAACTATATTTATTTACCGCTGTTGTCTTCAGCAGGCACCTACCAGGGAAGCGCCGCATTAAACCGTGGCACCCTGCCCAATCCAGGCATTAAATGGGAAACCACCCGTAAACTGGAATTTGCACTGGAACTGGGCTTCCTGCAAGACAGGATCAAATTTACCGGCGACTATTACCGCAACAGATCTACCGATCAGCTGTTGTCCGCCGCGCTGCCAACGCAATCCGGCTACAACAGTTACACGGTGAATATGCCGGCGCTGGTGCAGAACAGCGGCGTGGAACTGGAGCTGACCACGCTCAACCTGAAAACCGCGAAATTCGGATGGACGACGGCATTGAACGTAACGTTTTACCGCAACAAGCTGGTGGACTTTCCGGGGATTGAAAATTCTTTCTATGCCAGCAGTTACCTGATCGGTCAACCGATAGACCTTGTCCGGAAATATGTTTATACCGGCTATGATCCTAAGACCGGTATCCCGCAGTATGCAGACCTGAACCATGACGGGACTATCGACTTTGATAATGACAGGGAAATTATTCGCCCGGGTACGCCTTACTTCGGGGGCATGAACAATACCATTTCATACAAGAACTGGGATTTTAGTTTCTTCCTGCAGTTTCATCACCGGAAAGGCAGTACCAACAATATCAGTACGCCGGTGGGCAGCAGCAGGAGCAACCAGAATACTTCCCTGCTCGACAGATGGCGGCAGCCCGGTGATGTAGCTGCATACCCTGCGGCGACCACCACGCCCGGTACGCCTGCCTACCTCGGCTATACGCAGTACTGGGCTTCCACCGCCCTCTGGGGAGACGCCAGTTACCTGAAACTGCGCTCCGCTGCGCTGAGTTATACCCTCCCGAAAGCGTGGCTGAAGAAAGCGAATATAGCCAACCTGAAAGTATATGCAGAGGGACAGAATCTTTTCACTTTCATGAAGAACAAGTATATCTACGATCCTGAAACAAGCGTTCCGGGTGGCCCTCCCGGCCTCGGTACCGGCATGATCGCCATGCCGCCGTTGAGAACAATTGTATTCGGTGTTAACTGTTCATTCTAA
- a CDS encoding FecR family protein, translating into MRKEEAILLAEKIVSGTATDAELMQYNRLFNAFQEGDSWDEQVLGDKQQLEETIRQRLQPVLRRRRSAKLTGWPRWAAAAVVVLLLGAGYYFLQKPQPLQPQAVRFRNDVPAPAGNHAVLTLANGQQIQLDSAGNGTLAVQGQVQVSKTAGGQIVYAGTAETASFNTLQLPPGSKPLAITLSDGTKVWMDAGAVLTYPTAFQDGKREVFVSGQAWFEVAQNSHQPFRVTSTTNNATIDVLGTTFTVRAFRDGSHMQVTLLSGAVKVNTGTASQLLRPGEQAAVDNNGAVQVAAGADLQQATAFKDGLFYFNGADITTIMSELQRYYDIDVAYQADVKDLFVAKIPRDVPVSQLLNLLEMTNLVHFKIEGRKVTVIK; encoded by the coding sequence ATGAGAAAAGAGGAGGCCATATTATTAGCAGAAAAAATTGTGTCCGGTACAGCCACTGATGCGGAGCTGATGCAATACAACCGGTTGTTCAACGCCTTTCAGGAGGGTGACAGCTGGGATGAGCAGGTATTGGGCGACAAGCAGCAGCTGGAGGAAACGATCCGCCAGCGGTTGCAACCCGTGCTCCGCCGCAGGCGTTCTGCAAAGCTGACCGGCTGGCCGCGATGGGCGGCTGCAGCGGTGGTTGTACTGCTGCTGGGCGCGGGTTACTATTTCCTGCAAAAGCCGCAGCCACTGCAACCGCAGGCTGTCCGTTTCCGCAATGATGTCCCGGCCCCTGCGGGGAACCACGCCGTGCTGACATTAGCCAACGGTCAGCAGATACAACTGGACAGCGCAGGCAACGGAACGCTCGCCGTGCAGGGACAGGTACAGGTGTCTAAAACCGCCGGCGGACAAATTGTGTATGCCGGTACAGCCGAAACCGCCAGCTTCAACACCCTGCAGCTGCCTCCCGGAAGCAAGCCGCTCGCCATAACGCTTTCAGACGGCACCAAAGTATGGATGGACGCGGGCGCCGTGCTCACCTATCCCACCGCCTTTCAGGACGGCAAACGGGAAGTGTTTGTATCGGGCCAGGCATGGTTTGAAGTGGCGCAGAACAGCCACCAGCCTTTCCGTGTAACATCCACCACCAATAACGCTACCATCGATGTGCTGGGGACCACCTTTACGGTGCGCGCTTTCCGCGACGGTAGCCATATGCAGGTGACGCTCCTCAGCGGCGCCGTGAAAGTGAACACCGGCACCGCTTCGCAACTGCTGCGCCCCGGTGAACAGGCTGCCGTGGATAACAACGGGGCCGTGCAGGTGGCCGCCGGCGCAGACCTGCAGCAGGCCACCGCCTTTAAAGACGGATTGTTTTATTTCAATGGCGCAGATATCACCACCATTATGTCAGAGTTGCAACGATATTATGATATCGACGTCGCCTATCAGGCAGATGTCAAAGACCTTTTTGTCGCTAAAATTCCGAGGGATGTTCCGGTATCCCAACTACTGAACCTGCTGGAGATGACTAATCTCGTGCATTTCAAAATTGAAGGACGGAAAGTGACCGTCATAAAGTAG
- a CDS encoding TlpA disulfide reductase family protein encodes MKKIFPILLGGCLLAAGQLNGQAKISQDSLTRYYSRLAKGDEADQQLLTQKMYVLTKSKKETDWLTAARFFYQLKKNNVGDSIQKAAAAHFPAGFAARNNAVQVIYDETDPVKKEGLYKAWLKKFPLDKKSKDAIIYDYARNNVGMAYADADNLPKALEYANSIVSPFWKGQGWAGTASRILKHGHTAEAKVLLKKALEDAYTFRTTRKHEEGAGFAALGYPGYLSSYAQLLFNDKEYDSAIVYLKRAEEAETPVRPEVNQMYAKVLLTKGDYQQAFARLSEVAAQGKLNPGSKTMLAEAYGKVRGDNNLEKYIDSLKGGLDDKMKAEFAKQIIKEPAPGFTLKDVDGNTVSLADYKGKTVVLDFWATWCGPCKASFPAMKKAMEKYKDDPNVKFLFVHTWEKEENATASAKKFVTSNNYPFQVLMDLKDPATGVNNVVDSYKVQGIPTKFVIDGNGNIRFRFTGFSGGDDAAVAEVSAMVTLANQ; translated from the coding sequence ATGAAGAAAATATTCCCCATCCTGCTGGGCGGCTGCCTGCTGGCCGCAGGACAGTTAAACGGTCAGGCGAAGATCAGCCAGGATTCGCTGACACGCTACTATAGCCGCCTCGCCAAAGGCGACGAAGCAGATCAGCAACTGCTGACACAAAAAATGTATGTATTGACCAAAAGCAAAAAAGAAACTGACTGGCTCACTGCTGCCCGCTTCTTCTATCAGCTGAAGAAAAACAATGTTGGTGATTCGATACAGAAGGCCGCAGCAGCACACTTTCCCGCCGGCTTTGCCGCCCGCAATAACGCGGTGCAGGTCATCTACGATGAAACAGACCCGGTAAAAAAAGAAGGGCTCTATAAAGCATGGCTCAAAAAATTCCCGCTGGATAAAAAGAGCAAAGATGCGATTATCTATGATTATGCCCGTAACAACGTGGGAATGGCCTATGCAGATGCGGACAATCTGCCCAAAGCGCTGGAGTATGCCAACAGCATCGTGTCTCCTTTCTGGAAAGGACAAGGCTGGGCGGGAACGGCGAGCCGTATCCTTAAACATGGGCATACCGCAGAAGCAAAAGTGCTGCTGAAAAAGGCGCTTGAAGACGCCTATACGTTCAGGACCACCCGTAAGCATGAAGAAGGGGCGGGGTTTGCCGCGTTAGGTTATCCCGGTTACCTTAGCAGCTATGCGCAGCTCTTGTTTAATGATAAGGAATATGATTCTGCAATCGTATATCTGAAACGTGCAGAAGAGGCGGAAACACCTGTCCGCCCGGAGGTAAACCAGATGTACGCCAAAGTGCTCCTCACCAAAGGCGACTATCAGCAGGCATTTGCACGTCTCAGTGAAGTAGCGGCGCAAGGTAAGCTGAACCCCGGTAGCAAAACGATGCTGGCGGAAGCTTATGGCAAAGTGCGCGGCGACAATAACCTCGAAAAATACATCGACTCCCTGAAAGGCGGTCTGGATGATAAGATGAAAGCGGAGTTCGCCAAACAGATCATCAAAGAGCCGGCGCCCGGGTTCACACTGAAAGATGTGGACGGTAATACCGTGTCACTGGCCGACTATAAAGGAAAAACAGTGGTGCTCGACTTCTGGGCCACCTGGTGCGGTCCCTGTAAAGCTTCTTTCCCGGCCATGAAAAAAGCCATGGAAAAATATAAAGATGATCCGAACGTGAAGTTCCTCTTCGTGCACACATGGGAGAAAGAAGAAAACGCCACTGCCAGCGCGAAGAAGTTTGTCACCAGTAATAACTATCCTTTCCAGGTGCTGATGGACCTTAAAGACCCGGCCACCGGCGTCAATAACGTGGTGGATAGCTATAAAGTACAAGGGATTCCCACCAAGTTCGTCATTGACGGCAATGGGAATATCCGTTTCCGGTTTACCGGCTTCAGCGGCGGCGATGATGCGGCCGTAGCAGAAGTGTCTGCGATGGTGACGCTGGCGAACCAATAA
- a CDS encoding alpha/beta fold hydrolase, with product MFKHLDIPVHDRQLHVVTAGKQPAPAILLLHGYPQSWLAFEDLMKLLSKDYYVLAADLPGIGDSEDIGYYDKKTLAAHLATLVMSLGLSRIVVAGHDIGGMIAYAMLRQFPHLLDAAVIMSTAIPGVEPWEEVKRNPHIWHFAYFATPALPEAMMPGHEPLLCNYFYDTLAFNRHAVDDEKRQHYVRVYSAAAALKASLGWYRAFAEDEKETAPEPTVAVPVLYLRGDREPGDLSTYTEGLKNSGCTQVTGIQIDNSGHFTPEENPAGVARAMHAFLEDNRPI from the coding sequence ATGTTTAAACATCTGGACATCCCGGTGCACGACCGGCAGCTGCATGTGGTAACAGCCGGAAAACAGCCCGCGCCCGCCATCCTGCTGCTGCATGGCTATCCGCAATCATGGCTGGCATTTGAAGACCTGATGAAGCTGCTGTCGAAAGACTACTACGTGCTGGCAGCAGACCTCCCCGGCATCGGCGATTCTGAAGACATCGGTTATTACGATAAAAAAACACTGGCCGCACACCTGGCGACGCTCGTTATGTCGTTGGGATTATCCCGCATCGTGGTGGCCGGCCATGACATTGGCGGTATGATCGCTTATGCCATGCTGCGGCAGTTCCCGCACCTGCTCGACGCCGCCGTTATCATGAGCACTGCCATCCCTGGCGTGGAACCATGGGAAGAAGTGAAACGGAATCCTCACATCTGGCATTTCGCCTACTTCGCCACGCCGGCATTGCCCGAGGCCATGATGCCGGGCCATGAACCGCTCTTATGCAATTATTTCTATGATACGCTGGCGTTTAACAGGCACGCAGTGGATGATGAAAAAAGGCAGCATTATGTCCGCGTGTACTCCGCTGCCGCCGCCCTGAAGGCCAGCCTCGGATGGTACAGGGCATTCGCCGAAGATGAAAAAGAAACGGCGCCCGAACCAACGGTAGCCGTTCCGGTACTATATCTCCGGGGAGACCGGGAACCCGGTGATCTCTCCACTTATACCGAAGGACTTAAAAACAGTGGTTGTACGCAGGTCACCGGTATACAGATCGATAACAGCGGGCATTTTACGCCGGAGGAAAATCCTGCCGGCGTAGCCCGTGCTATGCATGCTTTCCTGGAAGACAACCGGCCTATTTAA
- a CDS encoding RagB/SusD family nutrient uptake outer membrane protein yields MLSFNNYKKVMLSLLLAGSVFSSCKKLVEIGPPTTQVGLDQAFSSDATATSAVLGIYNASATRDLLFPLSEMPGLSANELQNNVSSPSYDEFKTNSITVTNSVVAINIWSYSYTTLAQANAMMDGINRSKGLSPAVKNQLLGETKVWRAFINSYLVNMFGDVPLPVKDDPLSNATLARTPAAQVWSQVIADLTEAQALLTDAYPSALRTRTNRQTANALLARAYLYQKEWAKAETAANAVINSGIYSLNKDLNTTFSNTSNEVIWQLATLTGISTYTTNRDANGGSYAAAPGSIPAVTLTDTLYNSMEAADQRKTSWVAATDIGGQNYKLITKYKLRVLATGATTGNEFNVMLRLAEQYLIRAEARAQLGNLAGAIADVDSIRSKAGLPLLDNSITQPALLLAIEKERKAELFGEWGHRWFDLKRTPAVSGGGKTRADEVIGGMRPATWTSTDALYPIPDAQRVANPALTQNPGYNR; encoded by the coding sequence ATGTTGTCTTTCAATAATTATAAAAAAGTGATGTTGTCGTTGTTGCTGGCAGGCAGTGTTTTTTCTTCCTGCAAAAAACTGGTGGAGATCGGTCCGCCTACCACGCAGGTAGGGCTGGACCAGGCTTTCTCCTCCGATGCCACGGCTACCAGTGCCGTATTGGGTATTTACAATGCCTCCGCTACAAGGGACCTGTTGTTTCCCCTGAGCGAGATGCCGGGCCTTTCTGCCAATGAGCTGCAGAATAATGTTTCCAGTCCCTCCTATGATGAGTTTAAAACCAACAGTATTACAGTGACCAACAGTGTGGTGGCTATCAACATATGGAGCTACAGCTACACCACGCTGGCGCAGGCCAACGCCATGATGGATGGCATCAACCGCAGCAAGGGCCTTTCGCCCGCGGTGAAAAACCAGCTGCTGGGAGAAACAAAAGTCTGGAGAGCTTTTATCAACAGTTACCTGGTGAATATGTTCGGCGACGTACCGCTGCCGGTGAAGGATGATCCGTTGAGCAATGCCACGCTGGCACGTACGCCTGCGGCGCAGGTATGGTCGCAGGTCATCGCCGATCTCACAGAGGCACAGGCGTTGCTGACAGATGCTTATCCTTCCGCGTTGAGAACGAGGACCAACCGGCAAACCGCCAACGCTTTGCTGGCAAGAGCTTACCTGTATCAGAAAGAGTGGGCGAAAGCAGAAACGGCCGCCAATGCCGTGATCAATTCAGGGATTTACAGTTTGAATAAAGACCTGAATACCACTTTCAGCAATACGAGCAACGAGGTGATCTGGCAGCTGGCCACGCTTACCGGTATCTCTACCTACACCACTAACCGGGATGCCAATGGTGGCAGCTACGCTGCCGCTCCGGGCTCCATTCCGGCAGTAACGCTGACGGATACACTCTATAACTCCATGGAGGCGGCAGACCAGCGCAAGACCAGCTGGGTAGCCGCTACAGACATCGGCGGACAGAATTATAAACTCATCACCAAATACAAGCTGCGTGTGCTGGCTACGGGCGCCACCACAGGCAACGAGTTCAACGTGATGCTGCGGCTGGCGGAACAATACCTGATCAGGGCCGAAGCGAGGGCACAGCTGGGTAATCTCGCCGGCGCCATAGCCGATGTGGACAGCATCCGTTCCAAAGCCGGGCTGCCGCTGCTGGACAATAGCATCACGCAGCCGGCGCTGCTGCTGGCCATTGAAAAGGAAAGAAAGGCGGAACTGTTCGGAGAATGGGGACATCGCTGGTTTGACCTGAAACGTACACCGGCTGTTTCCGGCGGCGGTAAAACCCGCGCCGATGAAGTGATCGGCGGTATGCGGCCGGCTACCTGGACCAGCACGGATGCGCTCTATCCCATACCTGATGCACAACGGGTGGCCAACCCGGCGCTGACACAAAATCCCGGATATAATCGTTAA
- a CDS encoding SRPBCC family protein, with translation MMNNIWHRLVIKASPEDVYKALSTQEGLAGWWTPDTVAKPETGSVARFTFDDYFKEMKVLALEPSKQVKWEVLKAVDEWIGTTITFDLEPHKNGTALFFHHDGWKDYTPMYAGCTYDWAMFLRSLRRLCETGKGLAYPDQYKYE, from the coding sequence ATGATGAACAACATTTGGCACAGATTGGTTATTAAAGCCTCGCCCGAGGACGTATATAAAGCCCTCTCCACACAGGAAGGGCTGGCCGGCTGGTGGACCCCCGACACCGTTGCAAAACCCGAAACAGGCAGTGTCGCCCGCTTTACTTTTGATGACTATTTTAAAGAAATGAAAGTGCTTGCGCTGGAGCCATCCAAACAGGTGAAATGGGAGGTGCTGAAAGCGGTAGACGAATGGATCGGCACTACGATCACTTTCGACCTGGAGCCGCATAAGAACGGCACCGCCTTGTTCTTTCATCATGATGGATGGAAAGACTATACGCCCATGTACGCTGGGTGTACCTATGACTGGGCCATGTTTTTAAGAAGCCTGCGGCGATTGTGTGAAACCGGAAAGGGACTGGCTTATCCGGACCAGTATAAGTATGAGTAA
- a CDS encoding FAD-dependent oxidoreductase, whose amino-acid sequence MIQRDAHTVSLWQDHAGGYNSINKADPEKTYDVIIAGGGITGITTAFLLQNAGRNCLVVEAANLGYGTTGGTTAHLNTLLDVPYDTIQKNFGKEGARQVREATAEAIQLIKHHIDRFDIRCGFEYADAYMFAQTDREAGALKDITEATLMAGADVSGVDRVPLPLAAKKAIKVTGQAKFNPLPYIQRLATAFEHMGGTILQQSRVTAVQDDETILVITTQGSFHCRQFVYATHIPPSVNLLHLRCVPYRSYVVAATLADNNYPEDLSYDMQQPFHYYRTQMVEGQRYLIVGGEDHKTGHQENTETCFRKLEAHVRELFNVEDIRYRWSAQYYEPADGIPYIGRLPGQTGEIYVATGFSGNGMVYGTVSALLLKRLLLGLHSDYIKLFDPSRIKPVAGFNTFVPHNADVVKQLASRLFPAEKLEQLAGLAPGEGKLVNYEGSKIALYKDEQGGLHAVDPVCTHLGCEVHWNQAERSWDCPCHGARYSVDGQVLNTPAGKGLDPHDIK is encoded by the coding sequence ATGATACAACGCGATGCACATACCGTCAGTCTCTGGCAAGACCACGCAGGCGGTTACAATTCCATTAACAAGGCGGACCCGGAGAAAACATATGATGTGATTATTGCCGGCGGTGGTATCACCGGTATCACTACTGCCTTCCTGCTTCAGAACGCCGGCAGGAACTGCCTGGTGGTGGAAGCCGCTAACCTGGGCTATGGTACCACCGGCGGCACTACGGCACACCTCAATACGTTGCTGGACGTACCTTACGACACCATACAGAAAAACTTCGGCAAGGAAGGCGCGCGGCAGGTGAGAGAAGCTACGGCAGAGGCTATTCAACTCATCAAACATCATATTGACCGGTTCGATATCCGGTGTGGATTTGAATACGCAGATGCGTATATGTTTGCCCAAACGGACCGGGAAGCCGGGGCGCTGAAAGATATTACGGAAGCCACCCTGATGGCCGGTGCGGATGTGTCGGGCGTAGACAGGGTGCCGTTGCCGCTGGCGGCTAAAAAAGCCATTAAAGTAACCGGGCAGGCAAAATTCAATCCGTTGCCTTATATACAGCGCCTCGCCACCGCGTTTGAACATATGGGCGGCACCATCCTGCAACAAAGCCGTGTGACGGCCGTACAGGACGATGAGACGATACTGGTCATCACCACCCAGGGTTCTTTCCATTGCCGGCAGTTTGTATATGCCACGCATATTCCGCCAAGCGTCAACCTGCTGCACCTGCGCTGCGTACCTTATCGCAGTTATGTGGTTGCTGCTACGCTGGCAGATAATAACTACCCGGAAGATCTCAGCTACGATATGCAGCAGCCTTTCCATTACTACAGAACACAGATGGTAGAAGGGCAACGTTACCTGATCGTTGGCGGAGAAGATCACAAAACAGGACACCAGGAAAATACGGAAACCTGCTTCCGTAAATTAGAGGCGCATGTACGCGAATTATTCAACGTCGAAGATATCCGCTACCGCTGGTCGGCGCAATACTATGAACCGGCGGACGGTATTCCCTATATCGGGCGGCTGCCGGGACAAACCGGCGAAATATACGTAGCCACCGGGTTTAGCGGCAACGGTATGGTCTATGGCACCGTGTCTGCCTTGTTGCTGAAGCGGCTGTTGCTGGGACTTCACAGCGACTACATCAAACTGTTTGACCCCAGCAGGATCAAACCGGTGGCAGGGTTCAATACTTTCGTGCCGCATAATGCCGATGTCGTGAAACAACTGGCCAGCCGGCTGTTTCCGGCGGAGAAACTGGAACAGCTGGCGGGACTCGCGCCGGGTGAAGGTAAACTGGTGAATTACGAAGGTTCGAAGATAGCGCTGTATAAAGATGAACAGGGCGGCTTACATGCAGTAGACCCTGTTTGTACCCACCTGGGCTGCGAAGTACACTGGAACCAGGCCGAAAGGTCGTGGGACTGTCCCTGTCACGGGGCCCGCTACAGTGTGGACGGACAGGTGCTGAACACCCCGGCCGGCAAGGGGCTCGACCCGCACGATATTAAATAG
- a CDS encoding RNA polymerase sigma-70 factor: MIRSDAYSDLELISLLKRGDVEAFDLLYSRHWPGMYQAAFYLLRDQNACMDIVQDIFAWLWEKREQLEIQAVPSYLRSAVRFKVANYIRSGKIRDEFYTTLSGLSLPEAPGPQDFLELNDLKTVIAQVVNNLPEKCREIFLLSRDSQLTNQQIADLLNISVKTVEAQKTIALKRIRAAVDPHLLALLLLPVVTCYH; encoded by the coding sequence TTGATAAGAAGTGATGCCTATAGTGATCTGGAGCTGATAAGCCTGCTAAAGCGGGGAGATGTGGAGGCATTTGACCTGCTGTATTCCCGTCACTGGCCAGGCATGTATCAGGCCGCTTTTTACCTGCTGCGCGATCAGAACGCTTGTATGGACATTGTGCAGGATATTTTCGCCTGGCTGTGGGAGAAGCGGGAGCAACTGGAAATACAGGCGGTACCTTCCTATCTGCGGAGCGCCGTCCGTTTTAAAGTGGCCAACTATATCCGTTCCGGTAAAATACGGGATGAATTTTATACAACGCTGTCCGGCCTTTCGTTGCCGGAAGCCCCCGGTCCGCAGGACTTCCTGGAACTGAATGACCTGAAGACCGTCATCGCGCAGGTGGTGAATAACCTGCCGGAAAAATGCCGGGAGATTTTTCTCCTGAGCCGGGACAGCCAGCTGACCAATCAACAGATAGCTGATTTATTAAATATTTCTGTCAAAACTGTCGAAGCGCAAAAGACCATCGCACTGAAGCGCATCCGGGCAGCCGTGGACCCACACCTGCTCGCCTTGTTACTACTTCCCGTCGTGACCTGTTATCATTGA